Proteins encoded within one genomic window of Polaribacter sp. NJDZ03:
- a CDS encoding COR domain-containing protein, whose amino-acid sequence MEKERIMQESITKQDKPIKILELEEIYDIVLEQEPEENLFNDGLRQMRDFFVTNEENNIIALGISNRNVNTAIMDLSPISNLKNLTSLSLSNNNIEDISSIHPNPNLRHLFLGGNKIDDISLLLKFPLLEVLAIWNNPISDEYPLSLLTNLEELYCQKIGLKNLNFVSSLNKLEKLNASENEIIDIEILTKNTKIKELILSNNKIKIIPTKLAEKFEWLDSNIDEVEEFFIDEGINIRNNPLEYPPNSVIELGAETIKNYYEATDEFGHAPLSEGRIIVVGDGSAGKSSLIERVLYNTFEQGKSQTNGVFIENWKLIHTDNRELTFHLWDFGGQEIQHAIHKFFFTEGCLYILVLDNRKEEEPEYWLQQIESLGGKADVLVVFNKQDDNTTEIADRKFLKEKYPNIVGFYNTSCKTGCGINEFKRDLENQVVKLQTVDEQFPNNWFKIKKEIKECTSGDQHYLDYKTYSEICNRNNAGNEKTQKLLLKYFTTIGAVTWFGDTYLNFLHVLSPKWITQGVYKIITSKKTASLFGVININHFEELLLPISDEDYTYDETHYGYILSMMKKFDLCYTPDDETLLIPSAFGKVPKVEYSDFRGEGVRTYILQFKDYMPLALIHRFTAKKLPFAYDNNYWYSGIVIKDSKSESISMIHADKEAKRIYVRIKGNEKLGMWEHIRRELHEIASSYAQISYSELISLDEDSRNTVAYEDLLSHISANKSIYFHSKSRKDYNVGYLIGMFESKEQTLEKYKKDELVFQEKGGNLVLNILNNNSPTVNTQLNTQINIDIDINIVNNISSTVKGDALYLLEELGYSNKVLSEALKKVMQFADDSKSATNSGDVKEKGWGRKLKSVLKTLGNAKEQLKNIQDGGEALKSILKGLKDLSTQFNLDDLKNLFEGIL is encoded by the coding sequence ATGGAAAAAGAAAGAATAATGCAAGAAAGTATTACTAAACAAGACAAACCTATCAAAATTTTGGAGCTAGAAGAAATTTATGATATTGTTTTAGAACAAGAACCTGAAGAGAACCTTTTTAATGATGGTCTAAGACAAATGAGGGATTTTTTTGTGACTAACGAAGAAAACAATATAATCGCTTTAGGTATATCTAATAGAAATGTAAATACAGCTATAATGGACTTAAGTCCAATTAGCAATTTAAAAAATTTAACATCTCTTTCTTTATCAAACAATAATATTGAAGATATATCTTCAATACACCCAAACCCTAATTTAAGACACTTATTTCTAGGTGGGAATAAAATTGATGACATTAGTTTATTATTGAAATTTCCATTACTGGAAGTATTAGCTATTTGGAATAATCCAATTTCAGATGAATATCCTTTAAGTTTATTAACAAATCTAGAAGAATTGTATTGCCAAAAAATTGGTTTAAAAAATTTAAATTTTGTTTCCTCATTAAATAAACTTGAAAAGTTAAACGCAAGTGAAAATGAAATAATTGATATAGAAATTTTAACAAAAAACACAAAAATAAAAGAATTAATTTTATCTAATAATAAAATTAAAATTATACCTACCAAGTTAGCTGAAAAGTTTGAATGGTTGGATTCTAATATTGATGAAGTTGAGGAGTTCTTCATAGATGAAGGTATAAATATTAGAAATAACCCCTTAGAATACCCTCCTAATTCTGTTATAGAATTAGGTGCTGAAACAATAAAAAATTATTATGAAGCTACTGATGAATTTGGTCACGCCCCTCTTTCAGAAGGAAGAATAATAGTCGTTGGAGATGGTAGTGCTGGAAAATCTAGTTTAATTGAAAGAGTTTTATATAATACTTTTGAACAAGGTAAATCTCAAACGAATGGCGTTTTTATTGAAAATTGGAAACTTATACATACAGACAATAGAGAGTTGACTTTTCATCTTTGGGATTTTGGTGGACAAGAAATTCAACACGCTATTCATAAATTCTTTTTCACTGAAGGTTGCTTATATATTTTAGTTCTTGATAATCGTAAAGAAGAAGAACCTGAATATTGGCTACAACAAATAGAAAGCCTTGGAGGTAAAGCAGATGTTTTAGTCGTTTTTAATAAACAAGATGACAATACAACAGAAATAGCTGATAGAAAGTTTTTAAAAGAAAAATATCCCAATATCGTTGGGTTTTATAATACAAGTTGTAAGACAGGTTGTGGAATAAATGAATTTAAAAGAGATTTAGAAAACCAAGTTGTTAAATTACAAACAGTAGATGAACAGTTTCCTAATAATTGGTTTAAAATAAAAAAAGAAATTAAAGAATGTACTTCAGGAGATCAACATTATTTAGACTATAAAACTTACAGTGAAATATGTAATAGGAATAATGCAGGTAATGAAAAAACTCAAAAATTACTATTAAAGTATTTTACAACAATTGGAGCAGTAACCTGGTTTGGAGACACCTATCTTAATTTTCTTCATGTACTTAGCCCTAAGTGGATTACTCAAGGTGTTTATAAAATAATTACCTCAAAAAAAACAGCTAGCCTTTTTGGTGTTATTAACATTAATCATTTTGAAGAATTACTACTACCAATAAGTGATGAGGATTATACATATGACGAAACACATTATGGTTATATCCTAAGCATGATGAAAAAATTTGATTTGTGTTATACTCCAGATGATGAAACCTTATTAATACCCTCTGCATTTGGTAAAGTCCCTAAAGTAGAATACAGTGATTTCCGTGGAGAAGGTGTTCGTACATATATATTGCAATTTAAAGATTATATGCCGCTTGCCTTGATACATCGTTTTACAGCGAAAAAATTACCTTTTGCATATGATAATAATTACTGGTATTCAGGTATAGTTATAAAAGATAGTAAAAGTGAATCCATTTCTATGATACATGCGGATAAAGAAGCAAAACGTATCTACGTTCGTATAAAAGGTAATGAAAAATTAGGTATGTGGGAACACATAAGAAGAGAACTACATGAGATTGCCTCTAGTTATGCTCAGATATCATATAGCGAATTAATTTCTTTGGATGAGGATTCTAGAAATACTGTCGCATATGAAGATTTATTAAGTCATATTTCAGCTAATAAGTCAATCTATTTTCACTCTAAATCTAGAAAAGACTATAACGTTGGTTATTTAATTGGAATGTTTGAAAGTAAAGAACAAACATTAGAAAAGTATAAAAAAGATGAATTAGTTTTTCAGGAAAAAGGAGGCAATTTAGTTTTAAACATATTAAACAATAATAGTCCGACTGTAAATACTCAACTAAATACTCAAATTAATATTGATATTGATATTAATATCGTTAATAATATTAGTAGCACAGTAAAAGGTGATGCTCTTTATCTACTTGAAGAATTAGGCTATTCTAATAAGGTTTTAAGCGAAGCGTTAAAAAAGGTAATGCAATTTGCTGATGATTCTAAATCGGCGACCAATAGTGGAGATGTAAAAGAGAAAGGTTGGGGCAGAAAATTGAAATCTGTTTTAAAAACATTAGGTAATGCTAAAGAGCAGTTAAAGAATATACAAGATGGTGGAGAAGCACTTAAGTCAATATTAAAAGGCTTAAAAGATCTATCGACTCAATTTAATTTAGATGATTTAAAAAATTTATTTGAAGGAATCTTATAA
- a CDS encoding radical SAM protein — protein sequence MSINTLLITPPFTQLNTAYPATAYIKGFLDSKNVPTTQMDLSIELFTAVFTKEFIDAIFKQAEMLGNKELPLVWEQKEDYINKVDSVMNYLRVQEVTAAYQIVHKDYLPHGHRRVKLKNDLSTEFGKLGILDKAKHIATLFVEELGDFINTNVDEFFSFTRYAEQIGRAASSFDELDECLQFETTLIEDEMLYLLDEKIQQDTYDLVCFTVPFPGNLFSALRCAQFIKQNYPDIKIAMGGGYCNTELRRLSDPRIFDFVDFITLDDGEGPLLRITEFIAGKIGEDKLERTYICRNDTVIYQNKLPNTIFHHKNLPAPSYIGLPTEKYLSFLDVMNPMHRMWSDGKWNKLTISHGCYWKQCSFCDVTLDYISNYENTTADDLVNKIEKIISETGVTGFHFVDEAAPPKMLRALANKLMERKVYITWWTNIRFEKTFTPELCALLSKSGCIAVTGGLEVASDRLLAKMKKGVDIGQVARVTKAFSDENIMVHAYLMFGFPTETAQETIDSLEVVRQLFYHNCIQSAFWHQFACTSHSPVGKNPDEFEINIIGPEFKGFAENDLYHEDPTGAEHHLYSQGLNTALNNYLNHKGFEIPLEDYFNFKVPKITLENNLIAGYLKV from the coding sequence ATGTCTATAAACACACTTTTAATTACCCCACCTTTCACGCAATTAAATACGGCGTATCCAGCAACCGCATACATCAAAGGATTTTTAGATTCTAAAAATGTACCAACTACACAGATGGATTTAAGTATAGAGTTGTTTACGGCGGTATTTACAAAAGAATTTATAGACGCTATTTTTAAACAAGCAGAAATGTTAGGCAACAAAGAATTGCCTTTAGTTTGGGAGCAGAAAGAAGATTACATAAATAAAGTAGATTCTGTAATGAACTATTTGCGAGTGCAAGAAGTAACGGCAGCGTATCAAATTGTGCATAAAGACTATTTACCACACGGACACAGACGTGTAAAATTAAAAAACGATTTAAGTACAGAATTTGGTAAACTAGGTATTTTAGACAAAGCCAAACACATTGCCACGTTATTTGTAGAAGAATTAGGCGATTTTATAAACACCAATGTAGATGAGTTTTTCTCGTTTACACGTTATGCAGAACAAATTGGTAGAGCCGCTTCTAGTTTCGATGAACTAGACGAATGTTTACAGTTCGAAACCACGTTAATAGAAGACGAAATGCTGTACTTGTTAGACGAGAAAATACAACAAGACACTTATGATTTAGTTTGTTTTACGGTTCCTTTTCCGGGAAACTTGTTTTCTGCGTTGCGTTGTGCTCAGTTTATAAAACAAAACTATCCAGATATAAAAATTGCCATGGGCGGTGGTTATTGCAACACCGAATTAAGACGTTTGTCTGATCCTAGAATTTTCGATTTTGTAGATTTTATTACGCTAGATGATGGCGAAGGTCCGTTGTTAAGAATTACCGAATTTATTGCAGGTAAAATAGGCGAGGACAAGCTAGAAAGAACTTATATCTGTAGAAATGATACGGTAATTTATCAGAATAAATTACCGAATACCATTTTTCATCATAAAAATTTACCCGCGCCAAGTTACATTGGTTTGCCAACGGAAAAATACTTGTCTTTTTTAGATGTTATGAATCCAATGCACAGAATGTGGTCTGACGGAAAGTGGAATAAACTCACCATTTCTCACGGTTGTTATTGGAAACAATGTTCTTTTTGCGACGTTACACTAGATTATATTAGCAATTACGAAAACACCACAGCAGATGATTTAGTCAATAAAATAGAGAAAATAATTTCAGAAACCGGCGTAACAGGTTTCCATTTTGTAGATGAAGCTGCACCGCCAAAAATGTTAAGAGCCTTGGCTAATAAATTGATGGAACGCAAAGTGTACATTACTTGGTGGACCAACATTCGTTTCGAAAAAACATTTACGCCAGAATTGTGTGCTTTATTATCTAAATCTGGTTGTATTGCTGTAACTGGCGGATTAGAAGTTGCTTCAGATAGGTTATTAGCAAAGATGAAAAAAGGGGTGGATATTGGGCAAGTAGCAAGAGTAACCAAAGCTTTTTCTGATGAAAACATTATGGTACATGCCTATTTAATGTTCGGTTTTCCTACAGAAACAGCACAAGAAACCATCGATTCTTTAGAAGTTGTACGTCAGTTATTTTATCATAATTGTATTCAATCTGCTTTTTGGCATCAATTTGCGTGTACAAGCCACAGTCCGGTTGGTAAAAACCCAGACGAGTTTGAAATTAACATTATTGGTCCGGAATTTAAAGGCTTTGCAGAAAACGATTTATATCACGAAGATCCAACAGGAGCAGAGCATCATTTGTACAGCCAAGGATTAAATACCGCTTTAAATAATTACTTAAATCACAAAGGGTTTGAAATTCCATTAGAAGATTATTTTAATTTTAAGGTTCCAAAAATCACTTTAGAAAACAACTTAATAGCAGGATATTTAAAAGTGTAA
- a CDS encoding VOC family protein, with translation MKTKQEYPKSFSHIGLTVPNIKEAVKFYSEVMGWYIIMEPSTVKKEADTAIGIMCIDVFGEDWTEFEIAHLSTSDGIGVELFSFPKGIKEAPEFSPFNTGLFHFCIQDPNFEALVDKIVAYGGKQRMPIREYYPKDKPFKMCYVEDPFGIVFEVYTHSYELTYSSGAYAK, from the coding sequence ATGAAAACAAAACAAGAGTATCCCAAATCATTTTCACACATAGGTCTTACCGTTCCAAATATTAAAGAAGCTGTAAAATTTTATTCAGAAGTAATGGGCTGGTACATTATTATGGAGCCTTCTACTGTTAAAAAAGAAGCAGACACCGCAATTGGAATTATGTGTATTGATGTTTTTGGCGAAGATTGGACAGAATTTGAAATTGCACATTTATCTACTTCAGACGGAATTGGGGTTGAGTTATTTTCTTTTCCGAAAGGCATAAAAGAAGCACCAGAATTTAGTCCTTTTAATACAGGCCTTTTTCATTTTTGTATCCAAGACCCAAATTTTGAAGCATTGGTAGATAAAATTGTGGCGTACGGAGGGAAACAAAGAATGCCAATTAGAGAATATTATCCAAAAGACAAGCCTTTTAAAATGTGTTATGTAGAAGATCCTTTCGGTATCGTTTTTGAAGTGTACACACATAGTTACGAGTTAACCTATTCTTCTGGAGCGTATGCTAAATAA
- a CDS encoding helix-turn-helix domain-containing protein — MNLIGTKWKPLILFHLLEGGLRSGVLQKHIIGVSNKMFTQTVRELEKDGLISRKVYPVVPPKVEYKLTKRGQSLESILRNLDKWGLEDIS; from the coding sequence ATGAATTTAATAGGTACAAAATGGAAACCTTTAATTTTATTCCATTTATTAGAAGGTGGTTTAAGGTCTGGAGTTTTACAAAAACACATAATAGGTGTTTCTAACAAAATGTTTACACAGACGGTTAGAGAGTTAGAAAAAGATGGACTTATTTCTAGGAAAGTCTACCCTGTTGTTCCGCCAAAAGTAGAATATAAATTGACTAAAAGAGGACAATCTTTAGAAAGTATTTTAAGGAATTTAGATAAATGGGGATTAGAAGACATTAGTTAA
- a CDS encoding PepSY domain-containing protein — MTKRKTPFSFQIRIIHRYLGFFLAGIMFVYALSGIIMVYRNTDFLKTEVITEKKLAPNLSERDLAPIFKKGAKVIKQEGAVLYLRNGNYNQTTGVATIKKMQLPFVLDKMEKLHKANTSSPLYFLNIFFGVALLFFVFSAFWMYAPKMPVFKKGMYFAVGGVLLTIILLFI; from the coding sequence ATGACTAAAAGAAAGACTCCATTCTCATTTCAAATTAGAATTATTCACAGGTATTTAGGCTTTTTCTTAGCAGGAATTATGTTTGTGTATGCATTAAGCGGAATTATAATGGTTTACAGAAATACAGATTTCTTAAAAACAGAAGTAATCACTGAAAAAAAATTAGCTCCAAATTTATCTGAACGAGACTTAGCGCCCATATTTAAAAAAGGAGCAAAAGTAATAAAACAAGAAGGTGCTGTTTTATATTTAAGAAATGGAAATTACAACCAAACAACAGGTGTTGCAACGATAAAAAAAATGCAATTGCCCTTTGTGCTTGATAAAATGGAAAAACTACATAAAGCAAATACCAGCAGTCCTCTTTATTTTTTAAACATCTTTTTTGGAGTTGCGTTGCTCTTTTTTGTTTTTTCTGCTTTTTGGATGTACGCACCAAAAATGCCTGTTTTTAAAAAAGGAATGTATTTTGCTGTTGGCGGTGTACTTCTAACAATTATTTTATTGTTTATTTAA
- a CDS encoding mechanosensitive ion channel family protein, whose protein sequence is MDLLKKILEFELFSLGAYSLKVSTLCMVFLIIIFTKIVLGILKKSMFRNKGVNEFNEGNTYSLFQIIKYVVWIVSFGLILETLGIKVTILIAGSAALLVGVGLGLQQTFNDVISGIILLSERSIRISDILEIDGDIVKIQEIGLRTSKGLNTDDISIIIPNSLITTNKVINWSHQTHLNRFRINIGVSYESDVEFVIKILNESGKEHPEVDHKKPIEARLVGFGDSSLDFQLLFYSSSIFGSDRMKSDIRRVIRRKFVENNIAIPFPQMDVHVKQN, encoded by the coding sequence ATGGATTTATTAAAGAAAATTTTAGAATTCGAACTCTTTAGTCTTGGAGCGTATAGTTTAAAAGTAAGCACGCTTTGTATGGTGTTTCTTATTATAATATTCACAAAAATTGTTTTAGGAATATTAAAGAAATCTATGTTTAGAAACAAAGGTGTAAATGAATTTAATGAAGGTAACACGTATTCGTTATTTCAAATTATAAAATATGTAGTTTGGATTGTTTCTTTCGGATTAATTTTAGAAACTTTAGGTATTAAGGTAACCATATTAATTGCAGGTTCTGCAGCTTTGTTAGTGGGTGTTGGTCTTGGATTACAACAAACCTTTAACGACGTTATTTCTGGAATTATTTTACTTTCTGAAAGGTCTATTCGAATTTCTGATATTTTAGAAATAGATGGAGATATTGTAAAAATACAAGAAATTGGTTTGCGAACATCAAAAGGATTAAATACAGATGATATTTCTATAATTATCCCTAATTCTTTAATTACAACAAATAAAGTGATTAACTGGAGCCATCAAACACACTTAAATCGTTTTAGAATTAATATTGGTGTTTCTTATGAAAGTGATGTAGAGTTTGTTATTAAAATTCTTAATGAAAGCGGTAAAGAACATCCAGAGGTAGATCATAAAAAACCTATAGAAGCTAGATTAGTAGGGTTTGGAGATTCTTCTTTAGATTTTCAACTCTTATTTTATAGTAGTTCTATCTTTGGTTCAGATAGAATGAAAAGTGATATCCGCAGAGTTATAAGACGTAAGTTTGTTGAAAATAACATTGCTATTCCTTTTCCACAAATGGATGTGCATGTAAAACAAAACTAA
- a CDS encoding DUF3037 domain-containing protein, translating to MLDKVTFEYAIIRLVPKVEREEFFNVGVILFSKRKKFLDIKFHINADKLKALAPELELDTLNNYLNAWKLICEGKAAGGKIGEFEISDRFRWLAACRSTIIQSSKTHPGLCNEPEKELNDIFEKYVL from the coding sequence ATGCTAGATAAAGTTACATTTGAATATGCCATTATTAGATTGGTTCCAAAAGTAGAACGCGAAGAATTCTTTAATGTGGGGGTTATTTTATTTTCTAAACGTAAAAAATTCTTAGATATTAAATTCCACATTAATGCAGATAAGCTAAAAGCATTGGCGCCAGAATTAGAATTAGATACTTTAAACAATTATTTAAATGCTTGGAAATTAATTTGTGAAGGAAAAGCTGCAGGTGGTAAAATTGGTGAATTTGAAATATCAGATCGCTTTAGATGGTTGGCGGCCTGCAGAAGCACCATTATACAGAGTTCTAAAACGCACCCTGGTTTATGTAATGAGCCTGAGAAAGAATTGAATGATATTTTTGAAAAATATGTTTTGTAA
- a CDS encoding HipA family kinase yields the protein MNTIDIRTVNVVQYLQPLREGGSLPAIVKADDGFLYVLKFRGAGQGKKALISEFIGGELARAIGLKVPELVFMNLDDSFSKTEPDEEIQDLLKFSVGLNLGLHFLSSAITYDPLVSVADALTASKVVILDSLISNIDRTAKNTNLLNWHNELWIIDNGASFYFHHNWATWENHLTRTFPLIKDHVLLPKASLLQQASLEIKTMINADVINEIVANIPEDWLINEGDILNTNEIRAAYIQFLNAKLSMIDKLVKEAEDAR from the coding sequence ATGAACACAATTGATATTAGAACCGTAAATGTTGTACAATATTTGCAACCTTTACGAGAAGGCGGATCTTTGCCTGCAATCGTAAAAGCTGACGATGGCTTTTTATACGTACTTAAGTTTAGAGGTGCAGGTCAAGGTAAAAAAGCATTAATTTCAGAATTTATAGGAGGCGAACTCGCAAGAGCGATTGGTTTAAAAGTGCCAGAGTTGGTTTTTATGAATTTAGATGATTCTTTTAGTAAAACAGAACCCGATGAAGAAATTCAGGATTTATTAAAATTTAGTGTCGGTTTAAATTTAGGATTACATTTCTTATCGAGCGCAATTACCTATGATCCTTTGGTTTCTGTTGCAGATGCGCTTACGGCATCTAAAGTAGTTATTTTAGATAGTTTGATAAGCAATATTGACAGAACCGCTAAAAACACCAACTTGTTGAATTGGCATAATGAACTTTGGATTATTGATAATGGAGCAAGTTTTTACTTTCATCATAATTGGGCGACTTGGGAAAACCATTTAACAAGAACTTTTCCTTTAATAAAAGACCATGTCCTTTTACCAAAAGCTTCGCTTTTACAACAAGCTTCATTAGAAATTAAAACGATGATAAATGCAGATGTAATTAATGAAATTGTGGCAAATATACCGGAAGATTGGTTAATAAATGAAGGAGATATTTTAAATACTAATGAGATAAGAGCTGCGTATATTCAATTTTTAAATGCAAAACTTTCTATGATTGATAAATTAGTTAAAGAAGCGGAAGATGCTAGATAA
- a CDS encoding helix-turn-helix domain-containing protein gives MVNISEFTTRLKQVMEFHQLSASMFADKVGVQRSSISHILSGRNKPSLDFILKVTTEFNDVDMYWLLNGKGSFPKNAETKAATAPTFFNDSSSEKVGKKIQRIVVFYSDGTFDEYQK, from the coding sequence ATGGTAAACATATCTGAATTTACTACACGTTTAAAACAAGTGATGGAATTTCATCAATTATCTGCCTCTATGTTTGCAGATAAGGTTGGCGTACAACGCTCCAGTATTTCCCATATCCTATCCGGAAGAAATAAACCAAGTTTAGATTTTATTCTAAAAGTAACTACAGAATTTAATGACGTAGATATGTATTGGTTGTTAAACGGAAAAGGTAGTTTTCCTAAAAATGCAGAAACGAAAGCAGCTACTGCTCCAACTTTTTTTAATGATTCTTCTTCTGAAAAGGTTGGGAAAAAAATACAACGTATTGTTGTTTTTTATTCTGATGGTACTTTTGATGAATATCAGAAATGA
- a CDS encoding M14 family zinc carboxypeptidase → MNTLPIDFLENIYSAEKENALQGKWITYKDIENLFSKYTSKFEVSKIGTSEEDRPIHQLKIGTGSKKILLWSQMHGNESTGTRALFDLFNCILNSTESTFTKILEECTLVFIPMLNPDGALAYTRVNANNVDLNRDAVNREAKESKLLRSILEDFNPQFCFNLHDQRTIFSVEGTKNPATISFLAPSEEITRGLTKGRIATMDVIVSMNTMLQNVIPNFVGRYTDEFYPTATGDNFQKLGYNTILIESGHYPDDYNREEARKYTFFSILQGLHHIANSTTFINYEDYFNIPNNDKIFYDVIHRYSDSKKDVAYQYEDKIIEGKFVSKLNKVDENRLNSKIGHSEIVFGGEKV, encoded by the coding sequence ATGAATACTTTACCTATCGATTTTTTAGAAAATATTTATTCCGCAGAAAAAGAAAATGCGTTACAAGGAAAATGGATTACTTATAAAGACATCGAAAACTTGTTTTCTAAATACACTTCTAAATTTGAGGTTTCTAAAATTGGTACTTCAGAAGAAGACAGACCTATTCATCAATTAAAAATTGGTACGGGGTCTAAAAAAATATTATTATGGTCTCAAATGCACGGAAACGAAAGCACAGGTACAAGAGCATTATTTGATCTTTTTAACTGTATCTTAAATTCTACAGAGAGCACTTTTACAAAAATACTAGAAGAGTGTACGTTGGTTTTTATACCAATGTTAAACCCCGATGGCGCATTAGCATACACTAGAGTTAATGCCAATAATGTTGATTTAAACAGAGATGCCGTTAACAGAGAAGCAAAGGAAAGTAAGCTTTTACGCAGTATTTTAGAAGATTTTAATCCGCAGTTTTGCTTTAATCTACACGACCAAAGAACTATTTTTAGCGTAGAGGGAACTAAGAACCCAGCAACGATATCTTTTTTAGCTCCTTCGGAAGAAATTACAAGAGGTCTTACAAAGGGAAGAATAGCAACAATGGATGTAATTGTAAGTATGAATACGATGTTGCAAAACGTGATTCCTAATTTTGTCGGTAGATATACTGATGAATTTTACCCAACAGCAACGGGAGATAATTTTCAAAAATTAGGTTACAATACTATTTTAATTGAATCAGGCCATTATCCAGATGATTATAATAGAGAGGAAGCTAGAAAATATACCTTCTTTTCGATACTACAAGGATTGCATCACATTGCAAACTCAACTACGTTTATTAATTACGAGGATTATTTTAACATTCCGAATAATGATAAAATTTTCTACGATGTTATTCATAGATATTCAGACTCAAAAAAGGATGTTGCCTATCAATATGAAGACAAAATAATAGAGGGTAAGTTTGTTTCAAAATTAAACAAAGTAGATGAAAATCGTTTAAATTCTAAAATTGGACACTCCGAAATCGTTTTCGGAGGCGAAAAAGTTTAA
- a CDS encoding Lrp/AsnC family transcriptional regulator — protein sequence MKKFILDEIDHQILDVLIENARTPFTDIAKQLLVSAGTIHVRVKKMEDEGIIQGSTLTLNYEKMGYSFIAHVGVYLEKTSMTQNVISDLRNIPNVTVAYVTAGKYNIFCKVRAKGTNDAKDIIYRIDDIPGVNRTETMIALEESINDKKRMMHEIFQQL from the coding sequence ATGAAAAAATTTATATTAGACGAAATTGATCATCAAATTTTAGATGTGTTAATTGAAAACGCAAGAACTCCTTTTACGGATATTGCAAAACAATTATTAGTATCGGCAGGTACAATTCACGTACGTGTAAAAAAGATGGAAGACGAAGGTATTATTCAAGGCTCTACACTTACATTAAACTATGAGAAAATGGGCTATTCTTTTATAGCACACGTAGGTGTGTATTTAGAGAAAACATCTATGACTCAGAATGTTATTTCAGATCTAAGAAATATACCTAACGTTACTGTAGCCTATGTAACTGCTGGAAAATACAATATTTTTTGCAAGGTTAGAGCAAAAGGTACTAATGATGCAAAAGACATTATTTACAGAATAGATGACATTCCTGGAGTAAATAGAACAGAAACAATGATTGCTTTAGAAGAAAGCATCAATGATAAAAAGAGAATGATGCATGAGATTTTTCAACAATTGTAA